In Intestinibacillus sp. Marseille-P6563, a single genomic region encodes these proteins:
- a CDS encoding JAB domain-containing protein encodes MSESIHRDHRSRMKARFQEQGLDGFHDHEALELLLYFAVPRVDTNPIAHRLLDTFGSLHGVLDASPEALKSVKGVGENSALLITLLREMMRRYSMDKAEKDLKGAALTTTELIGEYISPWFVGVNEERMIALATDMKGKVLGSAEMSRGTTRATDVSIRKLVEFAIRYQAASIILAHNHPGGLALPSHDDMQTTRRIRDTLLPLSIGLRDHIIVAGDDFVSMRDSKLMQYLDP; translated from the coding sequence ATGAGTGAATCCATCCACCGTGACCATCGCAGCCGCATGAAAGCGCGGTTTCAGGAGCAGGGACTGGACGGTTTCCACGACCATGAAGCACTGGAACTGTTGCTGTATTTTGCGGTACCCCGTGTGGACACCAACCCGATCGCCCACCGGCTGCTCGACACCTTCGGCAGCCTGCATGGCGTGCTGGATGCTTCGCCCGAGGCGCTCAAAAGCGTGAAAGGCGTGGGCGAGAATTCCGCGCTGCTGATTACGTTATTGCGCGAGATGATGCGCCGTTACTCGATGGACAAGGCCGAAAAGGACCTCAAAGGTGCGGCGCTGACCACGACCGAACTCATTGGCGAATATATTTCGCCGTGGTTTGTGGGCGTGAACGAAGAACGCATGATTGCGCTAGCGACCGATATGAAAGGTAAGGTGCTCGGATCGGCCGAAATGAGCCGGGGAACTACCCGCGCGACCGATGTGAGCATCCGCAAGCTGGTCGAGTTCGCCATCCGGTATCAGGCGGCGAGCATCATCCTGGCGCACAACCATCCGGGCGGTCTGGCGCTGCCCAGTCATGACGATATGCAGACCACCCGCCGCATCCGCGATACGTTGCTGCCGCTGAGCATCGGTCTGCGCGACCACATCATCGTCGCCGGAGATGACTTTGTTTCCATGCGGGACAGCAAACTTATGCAATATTTGGACCCCTAA
- a CDS encoding MBL fold metallo-hydrolase, which translates to MRLYTLTENTAISPDFGCEHGLSLYLDTENEGPLLFDMGHTELFLQNARTLGLDIGKVTRAFLSHGHYDHGGGLAAFLRENDHAPVYVHHRAFEPHFSQKPNGIEEIGLDRTLQHHPRLAAAGDVQEVSPNLLLFADVTGTECQSAGCKTLLEREGEQYVPDSFAHEQSLIVYEKGKCILFTGCAHRGVVNLVQKAAEHAGRMPDVVVGGMHLYSPNRGQSEPDELIEEIGRRLEATGARYLTGHCTGPHAYTLLHDMLGDQVGALSAGCCWDIS; encoded by the coding sequence ATGCGTTTGTATACCCTGACCGAAAACACCGCGATTTCGCCGGACTTTGGCTGTGAACACGGCCTGAGCCTGTATCTGGATACCGAAAACGAAGGCCCGCTGCTGTTTGACATGGGCCATACCGAATTGTTTTTGCAGAACGCCCGCACCTTGGGGCTGGACATCGGCAAGGTAACGCGCGCCTTTTTGTCCCATGGGCATTACGACCACGGCGGCGGTCTGGCCGCCTTCCTGCGGGAAAACGACCACGCGCCGGTGTATGTCCATCACCGCGCCTTTGAGCCACATTTTTCCCAAAAGCCGAACGGCATTGAGGAGATTGGCCTCGACCGCACCTTACAGCATCATCCGCGTCTGGCGGCAGCCGGTGACGTGCAAGAGGTCAGCCCCAATCTGCTGCTGTTTGCCGATGTGACCGGCACCGAGTGCCAGTCGGCAGGCTGCAAAACGCTGCTGGAACGGGAAGGGGAGCAGTATGTACCCGACTCGTTCGCCCATGAGCAGAGCCTGATCGTCTATGAAAAAGGGAAATGTATTCTCTTTACCGGCTGCGCCCATCGGGGCGTGGTCAATCTGGTGCAGAAAGCCGCCGAGCACGCCGGACGGATGCCCGATGTCGTGGTAGGCGGCATGCACCTGTACAGTCCGAATCGCGGTCAAAGCGAACCAGACGAACTCATTGAGGAAATTGGCCGACGGCTGGAGGCCACGGGCGCGCGTTATCTGACCGGACATTGCACCGGTCCGCACGCCTATACGCTGCTGCATGACATGCTGGGTGACCAGGTCGGCGCACTGTCGGCTGGATGTTGTTGGGATATATCGTGA
- the uvrB gene encoding excinuclease ABC subunit UvrB, which yields MPQFQVVSPYQMAGDQPEAVDKLATGFLNGVDEQVLLGVTGSGKTFTMANIIERVQKPTLVLAHNKTLAAQLCSELREFFPNNAVEYFVSYYDYYQPEAYIASTDTYIEKDSAINDEIDRLRHSATSALSERDDVIIVASVSCIYSLGDPIDYKSMVISLRPGMEVSRDDLIRRLIDIQYERNDIAFERNRFRVRGDTVEVWPVYSDSDCVRIEFFGDEIDRISRIDPLNGKVVAEVKHTAIFPASHYVTSKDKMAVAIQELERELDERVAYFNANNKLVEAQRIAQRTNYDIEMLQEIGFCSGIENYSRVLSGRAPGSAPYTLIDYFPKDFLLIIDESHVTLPQVRAMYHGDRARKESLIDNGFRLPSALDNRPLNFDEFNERLNQVLYVSATPAEYERERAGQIVEQVIRPTGLLDPLISVRPVEGQIDDLVGEIHTRTEKGERVLVTTLTKKMAEDLTSYLEGVGIKVRYMHHDVKTIERMELIRDLRLGLYDVLVGINLLREGLDLPEVSLVAILDADKEGFLRSETSLIQTIGRAARNENGMVIMYADNITPSMHRAISETERRRSLQEAFNKEHGITPRTVKKSVKDVIEISSESKLPRGKTKKLSKNETALEIARLTRQMKEAAKLLEFELAAELRDKIKELESQTS from the coding sequence ATGCCACAGTTTCAAGTGGTCAGCCCGTACCAGATGGCAGGCGACCAGCCCGAAGCGGTCGACAAACTGGCGACCGGCTTTTTAAACGGTGTGGACGAACAGGTCCTGCTGGGCGTTACCGGTTCGGGCAAGACCTTTACCATGGCCAACATCATTGAGCGGGTGCAAAAGCCCACACTCGTTCTCGCGCACAACAAAACACTGGCCGCTCAGCTCTGTTCCGAGCTGCGTGAGTTTTTCCCGAACAACGCGGTCGAGTATTTTGTGTCCTATTATGACTATTATCAGCCCGAGGCCTATATCGCGTCCACGGACACCTATATCGAAAAGGATTCGGCCATCAACGACGAGATCGACCGCCTGCGCCACTCGGCCACCTCGGCCCTGTCCGAGCGGGACGATGTGATCATCGTCGCATCGGTGTCGTGCATCTATTCGCTCGGCGACCCGATCGACTACAAAAGCATGGTCATCTCGCTGCGTCCGGGCATGGAGGTCAGCCGCGATGACCTCATCCGCCGCCTGATCGACATTCAGTATGAGCGCAACGACATCGCCTTTGAACGCAACCGCTTCCGCGTGCGCGGGGATACGGTCGAGGTCTGGCCAGTATATTCGGATTCCGACTGTGTGCGCATTGAATTTTTTGGCGATGAGATCGACCGCATCAGTCGCATCGACCCCTTGAACGGCAAGGTCGTGGCCGAAGTCAAGCATACGGCCATCTTCCCGGCCAGCCACTATGTCACGAGCAAGGACAAAATGGCGGTCGCCATCCAGGAGCTTGAGCGCGAACTGGACGAGCGCGTGGCCTATTTTAACGCCAACAACAAGCTGGTCGAAGCCCAGCGCATCGCCCAGCGCACTAACTATGACATCGAAATGCTCCAGGAGATCGGTTTCTGTTCGGGCATTGAAAACTATTCGCGCGTGCTGTCCGGCCGCGCGCCCGGTTCGGCACCGTATACGCTTATCGATTATTTTCCCAAGGATTTTCTGCTCATCATCGACGAGAGTCATGTGACCTTGCCGCAGGTGCGCGCCATGTACCACGGCGACCGTGCCCGCAAGGAAAGCCTGATCGACAACGGTTTCCGCCTGCCCTCGGCGCTCGACAACCGGCCTTTAAACTTCGACGAGTTCAACGAACGCTTAAATCAGGTGCTCTATGTGTCGGCCACCCCGGCCGAATATGAACGCGAGCGCGCCGGGCAAATCGTCGAACAGGTCATCCGTCCGACCGGCTTGCTCGACCCGCTCATTTCGGTGCGCCCGGTCGAAGGCCAGATCGACGACCTGGTGGGCGAAATCCACACCCGCACCGAAAAGGGTGAGCGCGTGCTGGTGACCACCCTGACCAAGAAAATGGCTGAGGATTTGACCTCCTATCTGGAAGGTGTGGGCATCAAGGTGCGGTACATGCACCACGACGTTAAGACCATCGAGCGCATGGAGCTCATCCGCGATTTGCGGCTCGGGCTGTACGATGTGCTCGTGGGTATCAACCTGCTGCGTGAGGGCCTGGACCTGCCCGAAGTGTCGCTCGTCGCGATTTTGGACGCCGACAAGGAAGGCTTCCTGCGTTCGGAAACTTCACTCATCCAGACCATCGGCCGCGCGGCGCGCAACGAAAACGGTATGGTCATCATGTATGCGGACAATATCACGCCGTCCATGCACCGGGCCATCTCGGAAACCGAACGTCGCCGCAGTTTGCAGGAGGCATTCAATAAGGAACATGGTATCACCCCGCGCACGGTCAAGAAGAGCGTCAAGGACGTCATCGAAATTTCGAGCGAAAGCAAGCTGCCGCGCGGCAAGACCAAGAAGCTGAGCAAGAACGAGACCGCGCTTGAAATCGCGCGCCTGACCCGGCAGATGAAGGAAGCGGCCAAGCTGCTGGAGTTCGAACTGGCTGCCGAACTGCGCGATAAGATCAAAGAACTGGAAAGCCAGACATCGTAA